The genomic window GGTGGGAGATGATCCAGGCCAGCGCGGCGGCCAGCCCGGCCTGGACGGCCAGGCCCAATGCCATCCGGACCCGGTGCAGCCGGTCGTGCAGGGTGGCCTTCCCCCGGTGGCGCAGCTGGTCCATCGCCTCGGCGATCCGCGCCGCGTCGACGTCCACCATCCCGTTCTTAAAGGAGGTGCGACGCACGAACGACGGTCGTCGGTCCCGGGCCACGGCCATGGCGGGGACTACCCGCGTCACACCCGGTGAATCCTCGCTGTGGGGCAGACTGCACCGGGTGGGAGAGCTGATCGAGCGGTGGCGGGACGCCGCCCGGGGCGCCGGGGCGACCGATCCGGCCGGGGTGGAGCAGGCCGGGGAGCGGCTGCTGGCCGGCTGGCGGGAGCCGCACCGGCACTACCACACCCTGGACCACCTGACCGCGGTGCTCGACGTGGTCGACGGCCACGCGGCCGCCGCCCGTCGTCCCGACCTGGTCCGGCTGGCCGCCTGGTGCCACGACGCGGTCTACGACCCGCGGGCCGGCGGCGACGCCAACGAACGGGCCAGCGCGGCCCTCGCGGGCGCGCTGCTCGCCGACGCCGGGCTGCCGGCCGAGGCGGTGGCCGAGGTCCGCCGGCTGGTGCTGCTCACCGCCGGGCACGCGGTGGCCGGCGACGACCCGGACGGGGCCCTGCTCTGCGACGCCGACCTGGCGGTCCTGGCCAGCCCACCACCGGTGTACGACCGCTATGCCGCCGCCGTCCGCCGCGAGTACGCCCACGTCCCCGACCCGGACTTCCGCGCCGCCCGCGCGAGGATCCTGGAGTCCCTCCTGGCCCTCCCCGCCCTCTACCGCCTCCCCACCCCCCGCGCCCGTTGGGAGACCCCCGCCCGCACCAACCTCACCCGCGAACTGACCACCCTCCGCCCCTGACCCCCACCCCGCCCCCACCCCGGCGATCTTGCGGTTGGCGCCCGGGCGAAACGGACGGATCAGCCCAGATCCGGGGCCCGAAGTGCAAGATCGCGCAAGGGGTGGGGTGGGCGGGGGCGGGTGAGGTGTTTGGGGCGGCGGAGGCCGGCGTCGCGGAGGAGGCGGACCAGGTCGCGGCTGGGGACGACGTGGGCGCCGAGCCAGACCGCCATGGGGAAGCGCTCGGCGGGGATGTCGTAGTGGTCCCGGTCGAAGCCGCGGCGGGGCGCGCCGAGCGCCTCGGCGAAGGCGTGCAGCTCGGCGTAGGAGACGTCGCTGATCAGGTGCGACCAGAGCCGGCCGCGCCACGGCACGGTCGGCCGGTCCAGGTAGAGCATGGCGGCAAATCTAGCCCGCCGCGCCGGGCCGGTTGATGATCAGCTTCGGCCGACCTAGCCTTCCCGGCATGGCCGGTACCCCCCTCCTCGACGACCTGCGGGCCGCGCTCGGCGACGCCGCCGTCCTGACCGACCCGGACCTGCTCCGGATGCACGAGCGGGACGAGGCCGACCTCTGCGCCGCCGGCACGCCGCTGGTGGTCACCCGGCCACGGGACACCGAGCAGGTGGTGGCGGTGGTCCGGGCGGCCGCCCGGCACGGCGTACCGGTGGTGCCGCAGGGGGCCCGGACCGGGCTGGCCGGCGCGGCGAACGCCGTCGACGGCGCGGTGGTGCTCAGCACCGTCGCGATGGACCGGATCCTGGAGATCGACCCGGTGAGCCGGATCGCCGTGGTGCAGCCCGGCGTGGTCAACGCGGCGCTGGCCGGGGCGGTACGCGGGCACGGCCTCTGGTACCCGCCCGACCCCGGCTCCTGGGAGTCCTCCACCATCGGCGGCAACGTCGCCACCAACGCGGGCGGCATGTGCTGCGTGAAGTACGGGGTGACCACCGAGTACGTGCTCGGCCTGACCGTGGTGCTCGCCTCCGGCGAGGTGCTGCGCACCGGCCGGCGTACCGCCAAGGGGGTCGCCGGGTACGACCTGACCCGGCTCTTCGTCGGCTCCGAGGGCACCCTCGGGGTGATCACCGAGATCACCGTCTCGCTGCGGCCCGCCCCGGCGGAGTCGTTGACCCTGGTCGCGGTCTTCGGCTCGACCGCGGCCGCCGGGACGGCGGTCGCCGGGATCGCCGAGCGGGGGCTGAGCCCGAGCCTGCTGGAGCTGCTGGACCGGACCCACCTGACGGCCATCGAGGCGTACCGACCGATGGGGTTGCGCACCGACGCGCAGGCGCTGCTGCTGGCCGCCGTGGACACCGGGTCCCGGGCCGCCGCGGACCTGGCCCGGATCGCCGAGGTGTGCGAGGCGGCCGGCGCCGACGAGGTGTGGACGGCCACCGACGCGGTGGAGGCGGCGGCCCTGCTCCAGGCCCGCCGGCTGGCTCACCCGGCGATGGAGAAGTTCGCCGCGGACGCCTTCCCCGGCGGCAACGGCGGGCTGGTGATCGACGACGTGGCGGTGCCGCGCGGCGCGCTCGCGGCGCTGCTGGACGGGGTGGCCCGGATCGCCACCGAGTGCGCCGTGCCGATCGGCGTGGTCGGGCACGCCGGCGACGGCAACATGCACCCGAACATCGTGGTCGACCGGGCCGACCCGGCCAGCGTCGAGCGCGGCCGGCGGGCCTTCGACGAGATCATGCGGCTGGGCCTGGAGCTCGGCGGCACCTGCACCGGGGAGCACGGCGTGGGGCTGCTCAAGCGGGACTGGCTGGCCCGGGAGATCGGCCCGGTCGGGATCCGGGTGCACCAGGCGATCAAGGCCGCGCTGGACCCGGCGGGCCTCTTCAACCCCGGCAAGGTGCTCTGACCCGGCCCACCCCGCCGGACCGGGTGGACGGCCCGGTTTCGACCGATCCGGGGCGCGGTCAGCCGCGGACCTCGGCCGGCGTCGCCTGGGTGAGCAGCAGCAGGATCTCGCCGGCGACCGGTGGCCGCTCCTCACCCGGGCAGTCCTGCGAGGTGATGGTCAGGTCCGACGGGATGAGCAGGGTGGAGGTCAGCGCGTCGATGCAGGCCCCCTTGTACTGGCGGGCCTCGTCGGTCTCCTTCGCCAGGCCCGGGTCGGCCAGCATCTGCTGCAACCGCTGCACCTGGTCCGGGGCGAGCTCGCCGGTCGAGTTCACCCCGTCGCCGGCGCAGTCCCGACAGGCCCACCTGCCGTTCGGCTCGACGTCCAGGGACCGGACCGGGCCGTCCGCGCCGAGCTTCTGCACCAGCGAGACCCGGCGTGGCCCGGTGGGGGCCGACGCCCCCTCGCCCGCGGGTGTGCCTCCGCGCTGCGGCGTCGTGGACCCCTCGGCCCGGTCGAAGACCGAGCAACCGGTCAGGGCGACCGCCAGCAGAAAGCCGACCGAAAATACGACGACACGCGACCATGAAGGGCGAAGCACGCACGGCAACCTACCCCACCGTAGGTTGCGCCGGTACCCGCCGACCGGCCGTGCGCTGATCGCCTACCGGTGCCCGGCGGATCGGCTACCGGGGGGACGAGGGAAGTTCAACGACGTCGCCGTCGACACCCCGGTCCGCCGCGAACCCCCGGACGTCGGGAGCGCCGAGCCGGGCCGCGTCCGCCGCCACGTCGTCCGCCATCAGCTGCGACTGGCGCTCCGCCTCCACCCGCGCCCGGTAGTGCGCCACCTCGCGGGCCCGGGTCGCCTCGTCCCAGCCGAGCACCGCGCCCATCAGCTCCGCGGCGTGCTCCGCCGAGTCCAGGCCGCGGTGGCTGGTCTCGAAGGAGATCCGGGTACGCCGGGTCAGCACGTCCTCCAGGTGCAGCGCCCCCTCGGCCCGGGCCGCGTACGTGACCTCGGCGGCCAGGTACTCCGGGGCGCCGGCGAGCGGGGAGCCCTGCAACGGGTCCGCGTCGATCAGGGCGAGCAGGTCGCGGCTGAGCGTGCCGTACCGCTCCAGCAGGTGTTCGACCACTCCCACCGGGACCCCGTGCCGGCGGGCCAGGTCGGCCCGGTCCCGCCACGTCGCCGCGTACCCGTCGGCGCCGAGCAGCGGCAGGTCGGCGGTGCGGGACGGTCGGGTCCAGCCCAGCCGGTGGACCGCCCGGTCGACCACGTCCGAGGCCATCACCCGGTACGTCGTGTACTTGCCACCGGCGACCAGCAGCAGCCCCAGCATCGGCTCCACCACCGCGTGCTCGCGGGAGAGCTTGGAGGTGGAGTCCGCCTCGCCGGCCAGCAGCGGGCGCAGCCCGGCGTACACGCCCTCGATGTCGGCGGTGGTCAACGGCCGGTCGAGCACCGCGTTGACCTGTTCCAGCAGGTAGTCGATGTCCTTGGCGGTGGCCGCCGGGTGGGACCGGTCCAGCCGCCAGTCGGTGTCCGTGGTGCCGATGATCCAGTGGCCACCCCACGGGATGACGAAGAGCACGCTGGTGGCGGTGCGCAGGATCAGCCCGGTCTCGCCGGTGATCGCCGAGCGGGGCACCACCAGGTGCACGCCCTTGGAGGCCCGGACCCGCACCCCGGGGCGCAGCCCGACGTCGTTGAGCATCCGGGACATGTCGTCGCTCCACACGCCGGTGGCGGCGATGACCGTGCGGGCGCGTACCTCGAACTCGGCGTCCGGTGAGCCGGCGGGCGCCTCGAGGTCGCGGACCCGGACCCCGGTGACCTCGCGGGCCTGGCGGATCAGGCCGACCGCCCGCGCGCTGGTCACCACGGTCGCGCCGAGGCTGGCCGCGGTCCGCGCCAGGGTCACCACCAGCCGGGCGTCGTCGACCTGCCCGTCGTAGTAGCGGATCGCCCCGGCCAGGGCGTCGGCGCGGAGGCTGGGGAAGATCCGACGGGCGCCCTCGCGGGTCAGGTGCCGGTGCAGCGGCATGCCGCGCCCGCCGCCGAAGACGCCGGCGAACGCGTCGTACGCGGCCACCCCGGCCCCATAGTAGGAACGCCGGAAGAGCCGCCCGGGCAGGTCGCGCAGCCCCCGCCCGGCGGGGAGCGGGACCAGGAACGGCACCGGGCGCACCAGGTGCGGCGCGAGCCGGGTGGCGAGCAGCCCCCGCTCGGTCAGCGCCTCGTGGACCAGGTGGAACTCGAGCTGCTCCAGGTAGCGCAGGCCGCCGTGGATGAGCTTGCTGGACCGGCTGGAGGTGCCGGCGGCGTAGTCGCGGGCCTCCACCAGGGCCACCTTGAGGCCGCGGGAGGCGGCGTCGAGCGCGGCGCCCGCGCCGGTCACCCCGCCGCCGATGACCAGCACGTCGAACCGCTCGGCGCGGAGCCGGCGCAGGTCGTCGGCGCGGCGGGCGATGGAGAGCTGGCCGGCCGCGGATCGGGACACGTTGGGGTCGCGCACCCGTCCACGGTAACCGTCCCGGCGGTCCCGCGGCATGCGCGGGCCGCACCGTACGGTGATCGGCATGGAGATCGGTCCCTGGCCGCCCCCCGGTCGGCCCGTGCCGCCGCCGGCCCCCGCTCCGGACCGGCCGGGCCCGTGGCCGGTGGTGGCGGCGGTGCTGGTCGGCGGCTGGATCGCGCTGGTGACGGTGCTCGGGCAGGTGGCCGGCTGGGCCGTCGACCAGGCGGTGCTGGTCGCCGGCCTGGACCGGGCGGTGCCGACCTGGCCCCTGGTCGCCCTCGGCACGGTGCTGCTGGCCGGCGCGCCCACGCTGGCGCTGGCCCTGCTCCCCCGCGCCCCGGTGGTGCGGGCCACCGGCCGGGTCTGGCTGGCCGGGGCGCTGGCGCTGGGCGCGCTGACCCTGCTGCGGGCCCTGCCGCCGGTGCACCAGGAGGCGTACCTGGCCGCCCTGGCCGCCACCGCCGCCCTGCTGGCGGCCCTTCTCGGTCGGCTGCCCGACCATCGCCGGGCCACGGCGGCGGCCAGCGGCGCGGGCGCGTCCGCGGGCGGCGTCACCCCGCTGGCGGTGGCGGCCGGGGCGGCGCTGCTGCTGCCCTGGGCGTGGCTGGGGGCGCTGGGTGGCCTGTTGGAGACGCTGCTCGCCGGGCTCGCCGCCGCCGCGCTCGGCGCCCTCGCCGGGGTGCTGCTCGACGCGGCGTTCTGGGCACGGTTCACGGTGGGCGCGCCGCCCCGGCCGGCCCGGCTGGTGCTGGTCGGCGGCCTGGTCGCCGGGGTCGTCCTGGCGCTGGTCGCGGCCGGGTCCGGGCAGTCCGGCGCGCAGTTGCCCACCCTGTTCCTGCTGCCTCCGCTCGGCTTCGTGCTGGCCGCGCTGCACGCGGTGGCCGCCCGCGCGGGCCGGCCGCTCGGCCGCGCCCCGGTGCGTTGGCTGGTCGGGCTCGGCGTGCTGGGCCCGCTGGCCCTCGCCGACCCGGAGGAGCTCACGGTGCTCCTCGCGACCACCCGCGACGTGCCGTTCTGGGTCGCGGTCGCGACCGGCGCCGCGTTCGCCGTCGCGGTGCTGCTCGCCGTCGGGTACGGCGTCCTGCTGGCCCGGCCGCGCGCCGGCACGCCCCGCGGCCGGGTGGCCGGGGTGGCCGCCGCGGCCCTGCTCGCCGCGGTCGCGGTGGTCCACGTGGTCCCCGGGCAGCCCGGCCTGTACGGCGACCGGCTGCTGGTGGTGCTCCGCGAACAGGCCGACCTGAGCGGCATCCCGAGCGGGGCGCCCGGCCGGGCCGGCCGGGACGTCCGAGCCGCCGAGGTCTACCGGCGGTTGGTGGCCACGGCCGACCGGACCCAGGCGGAGCTGCGCCGGGAGCTGACCCGGCTGCGCCTGCACCCGACCCCGTACTACCTGGTCAACGCCATCGAGACGGACGGCGGGCCGGAGGTCCGGGCCTGGCTCTCCGGGCGGCCCGAGGTGGCCCGGGTGCTGGTCAGCCAGCGGCTGCGGCCGCTGCCGGCGGCGGCCCGGCCCGCCCGGGGCCGGCTGCCCGCGCCGGCCGGACCGGCCTGGAACATCTCGCTGATCGGCGCCGACCGGGTCTGGTCCGAGCTGGGTGTGACCGGCTCGGGCGTCGTGGTCGGCGCCTCCGACTCCGGCGTCGACGGTCGGCATCCGGCGCTGGCCGCCGGCTTCCGCGGCGGCGACGACTCCTGGTACGACCCGTGGGCGCACACCCGTACCCCGAACGACCAGGCCGGACACGGCACCCACACGGCGGGCAGCGCGGTGGGGCGGGACGGGATCGGCGTCGCCCCCGGCGCCGCCTGGGTGGGCTGCGTCAACCTGGACCGCAATCTGGGCAGCCCGGCGCGTTACCTGGACTGCCTCCAGTTCATGCTGGCGCCGTTCCCGTACGGCGGGGATCCGTTCACCGACGGGCGGCCGGGCCGGGCGCCGGACGTGCTGACCAACTCGTGGGGCTGCCCGCCGATCGAGGGCTGCGACGCGGCGGCGCTCCGGCCGGCCACCGCCGCGCTGGCCGCGGCGGGCATCCTGGTGGTCGCGGCGGCCGGCAACACCGGCCCGTACTGCGGTTCGGTGGCCGACCCGCCGGGGCCGTACCCGGACGTGCTGACCGTCGGTGCGGTGGACCGGGCGCGGCAGCTCACCCGCTTCTCCAGCCGGGGGCCGGCGGCCGGCGGGGCGGCCAAACCGGACCTGGTCGCTCCCGGCGCGGACGTTCTCTCCGCGTACCCCGGTGGGGGTTACGCGACCCTGGCCGGCACCTCGATGGCGACCCCGCAGGTGGCCGGGGTGGTGGCGTTGATGTGGTCGGCGAACCCGGCGCTGGCCGGCGACCTGACCCGGACCCGGCGGATCCTCCGGGACACCGCCACCCCGGCCACCGTCCCCCCGGCCGCCGACCGCTGCGGCGGCGACGCGGACCTGGTCGGCGCCGGCCTGGTCGACGCGTACGCCGCCGTCCGGGCGGCCCGCGCCGGGTGAGCGGGGCGGCCGGGCGGGCCCGAGCCGATTCGGCGGTGCCGCCGGGCCGCCGGATGACCTAGGGTCGGCGACCATGGACGCGGAGATCATCGAGCTGGACCCGGACCGCCTGCCCGCCGTCGTCGACCTCTGCCGGCGGGCGCTCGACCTGCCCGAGGACGCCGCCGAGGCGCCGGCCATCCTGGACACCCTGACCACCCGGGCGGCGGCCGACCGCCCGGTGCTGCTGATCGGCGCGGTTCGCGGGCCGGAGCTGGTCGGGGTGCTGGTCGGGTCGACCTCGCAGCGGGACCCGCGGCTCGGGCACGTCGACCTGGTGGCGGTGGCGCCCGGGGAGCGCCGCCGGGGTGTCGGGCGGGCCCTGCTGGCCGAGGCGGAACGGCGGCTCGCCGGGCTGGGCGCGGCCGAGCTGCTGCTGGCCGGCAATCCGCCGCACTACGCCTGGCCGGGCATCGACGTGCGCTACACCCCGGCGGTCTGCGCCGCGCTCCGGCTCGGTTACCGGCAGGACAGGACGGCGTGGAACATGACCGCGGACCTGTCGGACGGCTCACCGGCGCTGCGCTCGACGGAGGCCGCCGAACGCCGGCTGGCCGGTCAGGGCGTCACGGTACGCCGGGCCGAGCCGGCGGACCTGGCCGCGCTGGCCGCCTTCGCCCGCGCCACCTTCGGCGGGACGTGGGACGGCGAGCTGGCCGGCTCGGTGGGGCGGCCGGACGCCGGGGCGCACCTGGCGGAGCGGGACGGCGAGATCCTCGGCTTCGCCGCGTACGGCTCGTCGCGGCCGAGCTGGTTCGGGCCGATGGGGACGGCCCCGGCGGCGGAGGGCTCCGGTATCGGCGGGGTGCTGCTCCGCCGCTGCCTGCGGGACCAGGCGGTGGCGGGGATCGGTGCGGCGCAGATCGGCTGGGTGGGGCCGGTGCCGTTCTATTCGGGCAGCGCCGGCGCCCGGATCGAGCGGGTCTTCTTTCTGTACCGGAAGGCGATCGGCGGGCACCCGGTCGGATAATTAAAGGGGCGAAAAGGATATAGACGCCAATAATGCCATTCGCCCGCCCCGGTCATCGACCGCGCCCTACGGTTGCCCGTAGAGGAGGCAGCCATGACCACGGATAACGAAGGGATCGACGACCAGCCCGCGAGCTGGCCACCGGTCGGTGAACTTCCCGGGCAACTGCCGTTCGACCGGCTCGACTACGGCGACGCCGAGCAGCTGGCGGAGATGGCCGGCGCCGACGCACCTGCGGCCGAGGAGGCCCGGCAACCGGTCGACGAACCGATCCGGATCCGGCCGCCGTACGACCGGAAGCACAAACGACGCAACCAGCGACCACTGCCGACGTGACGGACGGAAAGGGGGCGGACCGCTGACGCGGCCCGCCCCCTTTCGGCGTTCGGTGGAACTGGACTCAGAAGTCCATCTCCCCGCCACCCGGACCAGCCGGGGCGGCCGGGGTCTTCTCCGGCTTGTCCGCCACGACGGCCTCGGTGGTGAGGAAGAGCGCCGCGATCGACGCGGCGTTCTGCAGCGCCGAGCGGGTCACCTTGGCCGGGTCGATGATGCCCGCGGCCAGCAGGTCGACGTACTCGCCGTTGGCGGCGTTCAGGCCGTGACCCGGCTCGATGTTGCGGACGTGCTCGACGACCACGCCACCCTCGAGGCCGGCGTTGACGGCGATCTGCCGCAGCGGGGCGTCCAGCGCGATCTTGACGATCTGCGCGCCGGTCGCCTCGTCGCCGGTCAGGTCCAGCTTGTCGAAGGCGGTCTTGCCGGCCTGGACCAGCGCGACGCCACCACCCGGGACGATGCCCTCCTCGACGGCGGCCTTCGCGTTGCGGACGGCGTCCTCGATGCGGTGCTTGCGCTCCTTGAGCTCGACCTCGGTGGCCGCGCCGACCTTGATCACCGCAACACCGCCGGCCAGCTTGGCCAGGCGCTCCTGCAGCTTCTCCCGGTCGTAGTCGGAGTCGCTCTTCTCGATCTCGGCGCGGATCTGGTTGACCCGACCCTGGATCTGCTCGGCGTCACCGGCGCCGTCGACGATGGTGGTCTCGTCCTTGGTCACCACGACCTTGCGGGCGCGGCCCAGCATGTCGAGGCCGACGGCGTCCAGCTTGAGGCCGACCTCCTCGCTGATGACCTGGCCACCGGTGAGGATGGCGATGTCGGCCAGCATGGCCTTGCGGCGGTCACCGAAGCCCGGCGCCTTGACGGCGACCGACTTGAAGGTGCCGCGGACCTTGTTGACCACCAGGGTGGCCAGGGCCTCGCCCTCGATGTCCTCGGAGATGATCAGCAGCGGCTTGCCCGACTGCATGACCTTCTCCAGGATCGGGAGCAGGTCCTTCACCGACGAGATCTTGCTGTTGACGATCAGGAGGTACGGGTCGTCGAAGACGGCCTCCATACGCTCCGGGTCGGTCATGAAGTACGCGGAGATGTAGCCCTTGTCGAAGCGCATGCCCTCGGTGAGCTCAAGCTCCAGGCCGAAGGTGTTGCTCTCCTCGACGGTGATGACGCCTTCCTTGCCGACCTTGTCCATCGCCTCGGCGATGATCTCACCGACGGTGCTGTCACCGGCGGAGATGGAGGCGGTGGAGGCGATCTGCTCCTTGGTCTCGACGTCCTTGGCGAGCTTGGACAGCTCCTCCGAGACGCTGGCCACGGCGGCCTCGATGCCCCGCTTCAGGGCCATCGGGTTGGCACCGGCGGCCACGTTGCGCAGGCCCTCGCGAACCAGGGCCTGGGCCAGGACGGTCGCCGTCGTCGTGCCGTCACCGGCCACGTCGTCGGTCTTCTTGGCGACCTCCTTGACCAGCTCGGCGCCGATCTTCTCGTACGGGTCCTCGAGCTCGATCTCCTTGGCGATGCTCACACCATCGTTGGTGATGGTGGGGGCACCCCACTTCTTCTCGAGCACGACGTTGCGGCCCTTGGGGCCGAGCGTCACCTTCACGGCGTCGGCGAGCTGGTTCATGCCCCGCTCGAGGCCGCGGCGCGCCTCTTCGTCGAACGCGATCATCTTGGCCATACGGCGTTGTCCTCCTGGACACTCACGGGCCACCCGAGTGTGTGCCCCGGATGGGCCGCCTGGTGTACGCACCTTGGGACGTCGCCACCTGGCGACGACGACGTCTCCTCGGTCGGGCCGGACAGCCCGCGACGACCGGCCATGTGCCACTCCGGCGCCATCGAGACGCCGGCGTGGCCGTGGCCCTACCGCCCCGACCATTGGCACTCACGGTATGCGAGTGCCAATGACTTGTTTAGCACTCTCCCTTGCCGAGTGCAAGCACGATGGCCCCGCTCAGCCGAGTTCCGCCGCGAGTCGGGCGGCGTTCACCGGGCCCTCATGGGCGCGCTGCTCGGCGTACGTGGCGAGGAGCCCGACGAGCTGGGCCACCTGAACCGGGACGAGCAGCACGGCGGCCACCAGGGCGACCCCGACCGCGCCCGCCGCCGTGGCCGGGGCGTCCATCGGGTGCGTGCCGAACGGCAGCTGGCCGACCGCCTGCAGCATCAGGCCGACCAGGGCGCCGACGAGCAGCACCGCGGCGACCAGCGCGACCCGGCCCAGCACCATGCCGAACCGCTGGTGGAAGATCCGGAAGGAGCGGCCGATCGGATTCTGCCGCTCGAAGAGGTAGACCGGGCCGATCAGGGCGAACGCGAAGGCCAGGTAGAGCCCCGGCAGCAGGCAGAAGCACATGCCGACCCCGATCAGCAGCGAGGAGAGCAGCGTCCAGCCCCAGAGGCCGAGCATCCGGCGCAGCCCGAACCGGAACGCCGTGCCGAGGCCGACCGGCTCACCGGCCGCCTGCCGGGTGACCACCCAGGCCCCCGCGGCCCAGCCGAGGCTCTGCAACGGGCCGAGAACCAGGGCGGCGACCAGCAACGCGGCGTAGAAGGTCAGGACGTCCGGGAGGTAGCCGTCGGGCAGGACCGGGGCGCCGTCGGCGGCGGTGCCGACCTCGCCCGAGGGCGCGAGGGCGAGGGAGAGCACCGAGGTTGCCGCGGCCGGCAGCGCCTGGGTGAGCAGCATGATCGGCAGCAGCAGGCGCGAGCCGCGCCGCACCGCCCCCGCGCAGCGGGAGAACCAGCCGCCGATGCCGGCATGCGGCGGGGTGACCAGCGGGTCGTTCGGATCCCAGCCCGGGTCCGCGGGATACCAGCCGTACGGCTGGCCGCCCGGGTACGGCCCGGCGGCGTAGGGACCAGGGGCGTAGGGGCCGGCGGCGTACGGGCCGGCCGCGTAGGGACCAGGGGCGTAGGGACCGGCCGCGTACGGGCCGGCCGCGTAGGGACCAGGGCCGTAGGGACCGGGGGCGTACGGGCCGGTGGACACGGGGTCGCCCGGGGTCGGCCGGACCCACCCCTGGGGCGGCCCGGCCGGGCCTGCCGGGTCCGGCATTCCGGGCTGCCCGGGACCGCCCGGCGCGGCGGAACCCGGGTCACCGGGCGACGCCGGGGTGACCGGCTCGACGGGACCCGACGGGGGCTGGTCGGACATGAACCCTCCTCAGCGGCGATGGCTGGAACGGCTCATGATCTTCCCCGGTGCGCGCCCGCACCGCTGCCCCTGATCGGAGTGGAAAAGCCGCCCGACGGGCGGCGACGGGTCAGGCGATGACGCGGACCCGCTCGGCCTGCGGGCCCTTCTGACCCTGGGCGATCTCGAACTCGACCCGCTGGCCGTCGTCCAGCGCCTTGTAGCCGTCCATCTCGATCGCGGAGAAGTGGACGAAGACGTCCTGCCCGCCGTCGACGGCGATGAATCCGTAGCCCTTTTCGGAGTTGAACCACTTCACGGTGCCCTGTGCCACGGTGCACTTCCTCACTCTGCGCGGCGTTCCACAAGCCCGGACGCCGGCCGAGGCCGCGCCCGGACCACCGTTTCGGCGATCGGCGACGGCCGCTGAATCGGTGACCGAAATCGCACGCTACACGAGGAGTGACGACCGCGCACGACCACAAATCGGGCATATTCCGGGCAGGATCGGACCCGGCGCGACATGGACGGTCGTCCCTCCGGTATGCATGCGACATGACGAGCGCGCCGACCACGACAGCCACCCGGACGGCC from Micromonospora kangleipakensis includes these protein-coding regions:
- a CDS encoding glycerol-3-phosphate dehydrogenase/oxidase, giving the protein MSRSAAGQLSIARRADDLRRLRAERFDVLVIGGGVTGAGAALDAASRGLKVALVEARDYAAGTSSRSSKLIHGGLRYLEQLEFHLVHEALTERGLLATRLAPHLVRPVPFLVPLPAGRGLRDLPGRLFRRSYYGAGVAAYDAFAGVFGGGRGMPLHRHLTREGARRIFPSLRADALAGAIRYYDGQVDDARLVVTLARTAASLGATVVTSARAVGLIRQAREVTGVRVRDLEAPAGSPDAEFEVRARTVIAATGVWSDDMSRMLNDVGLRPGVRVRASKGVHLVVPRSAITGETGLILRTATSVLFVIPWGGHWIIGTTDTDWRLDRSHPAATAKDIDYLLEQVNAVLDRPLTTADIEGVYAGLRPLLAGEADSTSKLSREHAVVEPMLGLLLVAGGKYTTYRVMASDVVDRAVHRLGWTRPSRTADLPLLGADGYAATWRDRADLARRHGVPVGVVEHLLERYGTLSRDLLALIDADPLQGSPLAGAPEYLAAEVTYAARAEGALHLEDVLTRRTRISFETSHRGLDSAEHAAELMGAVLGWDEATRAREVAHYRARVEAERQSQLMADDVAADAARLGAPDVRGFAADRGVDGDVVELPSSPR
- a CDS encoding metal-dependent phosphohydrolase, with the translated sequence MGELIERWRDAARGAGATDPAGVEQAGERLLAGWREPHRHYHTLDHLTAVLDVVDGHAAAARRPDLVRLAAWCHDAVYDPRAGGDANERASAALAGALLADAGLPAEAVAEVRRLVLLTAGHAVAGDDPDGALLCDADLAVLASPPPVYDRYAAAVRREYAHVPDPDFRAARARILESLLALPALYRLPTPRARWETPARTNLTRELTTLRP
- a CDS encoding FAD-binding oxidoreductase, with product MAGTPLLDDLRAALGDAAVLTDPDLLRMHERDEADLCAAGTPLVVTRPRDTEQVVAVVRAAARHGVPVVPQGARTGLAGAANAVDGAVVLSTVAMDRILEIDPVSRIAVVQPGVVNAALAGAVRGHGLWYPPDPGSWESSTIGGNVATNAGGMCCVKYGVTTEYVLGLTVVLASGEVLRTGRRTAKGVAGYDLTRLFVGSEGTLGVITEITVSLRPAPAESLTLVAVFGSTAAAGTAVAGIAERGLSPSLLELLDRTHLTAIEAYRPMGLRTDAQALLLAAVDTGSRAAADLARIAEVCEAAGADEVWTATDAVEAAALLQARRLAHPAMEKFAADAFPGGNGGLVIDDVAVPRGALAALLDGVARIATECAVPIGVVGHAGDGNMHPNIVVDRADPASVERGRRAFDEIMRLGLELGGTCTGEHGVGLLKRDWLAREIGPVGIRVHQAIKAALDPAGLFNPGKVL
- a CDS encoding DUF4031 domain-containing protein; this translates as MLYLDRPTVPWRGRLWSHLISDVSYAELHAFAEALGAPRRGFDRDHYDIPAERFPMAVWLGAHVVPSRDLVRLLRDAGLRRPKHLTRPRPPHPLRDLALRAPDLG
- a CDS encoding GNAT family N-acetyltransferase, whose protein sequence is MDAEIIELDPDRLPAVVDLCRRALDLPEDAAEAPAILDTLTTRAAADRPVLLIGAVRGPELVGVLVGSTSQRDPRLGHVDLVAVAPGERRRGVGRALLAEAERRLAGLGAAELLLAGNPPHYAWPGIDVRYTPAVCAALRLGYRQDRTAWNMTADLSDGSPALRSTEAAERRLAGQGVTVRRAEPADLAALAAFARATFGGTWDGELAGSVGRPDAGAHLAERDGEILGFAAYGSSRPSWFGPMGTAPAAEGSGIGGVLLRRCLRDQAVAGIGAAQIGWVGPVPFYSGSAGARIERVFFLYRKAIGGHPVG
- a CDS encoding S8 family serine peptidase translates to MEIGPWPPPGRPVPPPAPAPDRPGPWPVVAAVLVGGWIALVTVLGQVAGWAVDQAVLVAGLDRAVPTWPLVALGTVLLAGAPTLALALLPRAPVVRATGRVWLAGALALGALTLLRALPPVHQEAYLAALAATAALLAALLGRLPDHRRATAAASGAGASAGGVTPLAVAAGAALLLPWAWLGALGGLLETLLAGLAAAALGALAGVLLDAAFWARFTVGAPPRPARLVLVGGLVAGVVLALVAAGSGQSGAQLPTLFLLPPLGFVLAALHAVAARAGRPLGRAPVRWLVGLGVLGPLALADPEELTVLLATTRDVPFWVAVATGAAFAVAVLLAVGYGVLLARPRAGTPRGRVAGVAAAALLAAVAVVHVVPGQPGLYGDRLLVVLREQADLSGIPSGAPGRAGRDVRAAEVYRRLVATADRTQAELRRELTRLRLHPTPYYLVNAIETDGGPEVRAWLSGRPEVARVLVSQRLRPLPAAARPARGRLPAPAGPAWNISLIGADRVWSELGVTGSGVVVGASDSGVDGRHPALAAGFRGGDDSWYDPWAHTRTPNDQAGHGTHTAGSAVGRDGIGVAPGAAWVGCVNLDRNLGSPARYLDCLQFMLAPFPYGGDPFTDGRPGRAPDVLTNSWGCPPIEGCDAAALRPATAALAAAGILVVAAAGNTGPYCGSVADPPGPYPDVLTVGAVDRARQLTRFSSRGPAAGGAAKPDLVAPGADVLSAYPGGGYATLAGTSMATPQVAGVVALMWSANPALAGDLTRTRRILRDTATPATVPPAADRCGGDADLVGAGLVDAYAAVRAARAG